A genome region from Carya illinoinensis cultivar Pawnee chromosome 2, C.illinoinensisPawnee_v1, whole genome shotgun sequence includes the following:
- the LOC122301757 gene encoding uncharacterized protein LOC122301757 — protein sequence MAEGEETHQRNRRDSQVCTSEDAWNAPPSTWFKANWDGAVDRAKGQIRIGVIIRDCNGQVIATMRDKKQMFADPLLAESYGALAAAQLALDLGLQRIVLEGDSLQVTKTLQEEKEAWSCASMIMSETRTCLKHFAKWDVSHVRRNGNKIAHLLAKIALTISELIVTMEDSPSWIYPLL from the coding sequence ATGGCTGAAGGGGAGGAGACTCACCAGAGAAACAGGAGAGACAGTCAAGTATGTACCTCAGAAGATGCATGGAATGCTCCACCATCGACATGGTTCAAAGCTAATTGGGATGGGGCTGTGGATAGGGCTAAGGGCCAAATTAGAATAGGTGTCATCATCAGGGACTGCAATGGCCAAGTAATTGCTACCATGCGTGATAAGAAGCAGATGTTCGCTGACCCTTTGCTAGCAGAATCGTATGGAGCACTAGCAGCTGCTCAACTAGCACTGGATCTAGGACTACAAAGAATTGTACTAGAGGGGGACTCATTGCAAGTGACCAAGACCTtacaagaagagaaggaagccTGGAGCTGTGCTAGCATGATCATGTCTGAAACTAGAACTTGTCTTAAACATTTTGCTAAGTGGGATGtttctcatgttaggagaaATGGCAACAAAATTGCCCACTTACTTGCAAAAATTGCTTTGACCATTTCTGAACTTATTGTGACCATGGAGGACTCTCCTTCTTGGATTTATCCACTACTATAA
- the LOC122301756 gene encoding uncharacterized mitochondrial protein AtMg00310-like, translating to MAYERYLDLPSVVGRSKLKSFNSILDSIRTRLSNQRVKTLSQVGNEVYLKAVIQALPTYTMSVFKLSITLLQSINKAIQRFWWGQQDKERKIHWISLEKMEQAKSAGGMGFRDLEDFNKAMLSKQ from the coding sequence ATGGCATATGAAAGGTATCTTGACCTGCCCTCTGTAGTGGGCCGTAGCAAGCTTAAGTCTTTCAATAGCATCTTGGACAGTATAAGAACAAGGTTGAGTAACCAGAGAGTCAAGACACTCTCTCAGGTAGGAAATGAAGTTTACCTAAAAGCAGTTATACAAGCACTTCCAACCTACACAATGAGTGTTTTCAAGCTCTCCATCACCCTACTACAATCTATTAATAAGGCCATTCAGAGGTTTTGGTGGGGCCAGCAAGACAAGGAACGCAAGATACACTGGATTTCTCTGGAAAAAATGGAGCAAGCAAAGTCAGCAGGAGGCATGGGATTTAGGGACCTTGAAGATTTCAACAAGGCAATGCTTTCTAAGCAATGA